A stretch of Microtus pennsylvanicus isolate mMicPen1 chromosome 5, mMicPen1.hap1, whole genome shotgun sequence DNA encodes these proteins:
- the LOC142850834 gene encoding olfactory receptor 52H1-like, which translates to MNNLSCYNPTSFILVGIPGLEKFHIWIGIPFCVIYAVAIVGNCILLYLIAVEQSLHEPMFILLSMLASTDLILSTTTVPKLLGNLWFGSQEITFSGCLTQMFFLHFSFVVDSATLLAMAFDRYVAICLPLRYNTILTRQVIVKIMVSIIVRSFLVILPDVFLLKRLPFCKTRVIPHTYCEHIGVARLSSADISINIWYGFSVPLMTVVSDVILIAVSYIFILRAVFLLSSQGARQKALSTCGSHVCVILMFYTPAFFSILAHRFGHSVPRNVLILFANLYVAIPPALNPVVYGVKTKKIKDKFLLLFSLGKTQ; encoded by the coding sequence ATGAACAACCTAAGCTGTTACAACCCAACTTCCTTCATCCTTGTTGGGATACCCGGGTTGGAAAAGTTCCACATCTGGATCGGAATTCCCTTCTGTGTTATCTATGCTGTGGCCATTGTAGGCAACTGCATCCTCCTCTACCTGATTGCCGTGGAGCAGAGCCTCCATGAGCCCATGTTTATACTCCTGTCCATGCTGGCCAGCACAGACCTCATCTTGTCCACTACCACAGTACCCAAACTGCTGGGGAACCTCTGGTTTGGCTCCCAAGAGATTACCTTCTCTGGTTGTCTCACTCAGATGTTTTTTCTGCACTTCAGCTTTGTAGTAGACTCAGCTACCCTGTTAGCCATGGCATTTGATCGCTACGTGGCTATCTGCTTGCCCTTAAGGTACAACACCATCCTGACTCGACAGGTCATTGTCAAGATCATGGTGAGCATCATTGTGAGGAGCTTCTTGGTCATCCTGCCAGATGTTTTCCTGCTGAAGCGGTTACCGTTTTGCAAGACACGTGTTATCCCTCACACATATTGTGAGCATATAGGCGTAGCCAGGCTTTCCTCTGCAGACATCTCTATCAACATCTGGTACGGGTTTTCTGTTCCCCTCATGACTGTCGTCTCCGATGTCATCCTGATTGCTGTATCCTACATCTTCATCCTCAGGGCAGTTTTCCTGCTCTCCTCCCAGGGTGCCCGCCAAAAGGCCCTGAGCACATGCGGGTCCCATGTCTGTGTCATCCTCATGTTCTACACACCTGCCTTCTTCTCCATCCTTGCTCACCGTTTTGGGCACAGTGTCCCTCGTAATGTTCTCATCTTATTTGCCAACCTCTATGTGGCCATCCCTCCTGCTCTAAATCCAGTTGTTTATGGAGTGAAGACCAAGAAGATCAAGGACaaattccttcttcttttctctttgggaaAGACACAATGA
- the LOC142851281 gene encoding ubiquilin-1-like, with product MARAREEAGDSQLVSGREPSSRIIRVFVKTPQDCQEFLLAENSNVHRFKKQISKFLHCDSDRLVLIFSGKILRDQDILSQRGILDDSTVHVVVRTRLKGSACTGTLAGPTGHFTHRSERSASDGAGVLARLSRLTRTSTDLADFFSQLVQLLTMAPESVEQFLEEPLIQGLTNEKQVNSLHVPESSKTVQKRDPALKFPETFPKPARQQEVLQEHKQRLEAPKAVPGGDNAMRPGCSEIQQIMLSTLALLVASKGLISGSELCRGEATSTHSSSDPTATIPATSTSARPLAQEVSTGGVIQVKGIVSSQVSSGCRPGTLDLQLYSDLPFQESQQPMEKAPLTSQSRLSTSVLCRALNVLQQNPAPLHQLATGSPLLQHMPLLPILTNPRALQALLQIEQGLQILSREVPELGPFLWDSTKPHGVKGAPETRGRRQAHREDTTQPSLACLQLFHSLANACSQPNHTVLSSALLTEGRYQQELEQLKALGFANRDANLQALIATDGDIHAAIERLLGAPQA from the coding sequence ATGGCACGGGCTAGGGAAGAAGCAGGGGACAGCCAGCTGGTGTCAGGTAGGGAGCCATCCTCGCGTATCATCAGAGTGTTTGTCAAGACCCCACAGGACTGCCAGGAATTTTTGCTGGCAGAAAATAGCAACGTCCACCGCTTTAAGAAGCAAATCTCCAAATTCCTTCACTGTGACTCTGACCGATTGGTGCTCATCTTCTCTGGGAAGATTCTCCGGGATCAAGACATACTGAGCCAGCGTGGCATCCTTGATGACTCGACAGTCCACGTGGTAGTGAGGACTCGTCTGAAAGGGTCAGCGTGTACGGGAACTCTGGCAGGCCCCACAGGCCACTTTACCCACCGTTCGGAACGGTCTGCCTCTGATGGTGCTGGGGTCCTAGCCAGGCTAAGCCGGCTGACCCGAACCTCAACTGACCTAGCTGATTTCTTCAGTCAGCTTGTCCAACTGCTGACGATGGCACCAGAGTCGGTGGAGCAATTCTTGGAAGAACCTCTGATTCAAGGACTGACAAATGAGAAACAAGTCAATAGCCTGCATGTTCCTGAATCCTCAAAGACGGTACAGAAACGCGATCCAGCTCTCAAGTTTCCGGAAACCTTTCCGAAGCCTGCTCGCCAACAGGAAGTCCTGCAGGAACACAAGCAGAGGCTAGAAGCTCCAAAAGCAGTGCCTGGAGGTGACAATGCTATGCGTCCTGGCTGTTCTGAGATCCAGCAGATTATGCTTTCCACTCTGGCCTTATTGGTGGCCTCTAAAGGCCTCATTTCTGGCTCAGAGCTGTGCAGAGGAGAAGCCACCAGCACTCACAGCAGTTCTGACCCCACCGCCACCATCCCAGCCACCTCCACTTCGGCCAGGCCCTTGGCACAAGAGGTCAGTACAGGAGGAGTTATTCAGGTCAAGGGCATCGTCTCAAGTCAGGTCAGTTCAGGATGCCGACCTGGTACACTAGATTTACAGCTATACTCGGATCTCCCCTTCCAAGAGAGCCAGCAGCCAATGGAGAAGGCCCCTCTAACCAGTCAGTCGAGACTCTCAACCTCTGTTTTGTGCCGAGCCTTGAACGTCCTGCAGCAAAATCCAGCACCGCTACACCAGCTGGCAACTGGCAGCCCTCTACTACAACATATGCCGCTTCTCCCCATTCTTACCAACCCGCGAGCGCTGCAGGCATTGCTACAGATAGAACAAGGCCTGCAGATACTGTCAAGGGAGGTGCCTGAGCTGGGACCGTTCTTATGGGACTCAACTAAACCACATGGGGTTAAAGGAGCCCCAGAAACTAGGGGTAGAAGACAAGCCCATAGAGAAGATACCACACAACCCTCCTTGGCCTGTCTTCAGCTCTTCCATTCCTTGGCCAATGCCTGTTCGCAGCCTAACCACACTGTGCTGTCCTCAGCCCTCCTCACTGAAGGTCGCTACCAGCAAGAACTGGAGCAGCTGAAGGCCTTGGGTTTCGCTAACCGTGATGCAAACCTGCAGGCCCTTATCGCCACAGATGGAGATATCCACGCTGCCATCGAGAGGCTTCTTGGGGCTCCACAGGCCTAG
- the Ubqln3 gene encoding LOW QUALITY PROTEIN: ubiquilin-3 (The sequence of the model RefSeq protein was modified relative to this genomic sequence to represent the inferred CDS: deleted 1 base in 1 codon), which translates to MISISHLCPLSCVPTDLSLLLPTMAKSGEALPQGSPAPAQESHLIRVTVKTPKDKEDFSVVDTCTIRQLKEEISPRFKAHPNQLVLIFAGKILKDPDSLAQCGVRDGLTVHLVIKMQRRTTGTECLAPPASTPGPNPGVLPQSSSVYPVDGSPSFSLGVLTGLSGLGLTSGSFSDQPGSLMWQHISVPELVAQLVDDPFIQGLLSNTGLVRQLVLDNPHMQQLIQQNPEIGHILNNPEIMRQTMEFLRNPSMMQEMMRSQDRALSNLESIPGGYNVLRTMYTDIMDPMLNAVQEQFGGNPFATTTTTSSTTTSCQPSRTENCDPLPNPWTSTYGVSGGRQGRQPGDQDASESRNRLPSFLGNIGLFDYLQQLHETSQSLGPYLQGTVPAQSPSQEAPLSGNRVPPTLPSSHKPGSGQPLPKESVTVKGKSSCPAFLRHLPENSIGQGGSLHDAGKESPGQSTSLPDLTSQIGDSANRSPFVPTLSSLVAATAGGPESPWLPPTGYPRPPRSAGTNQVPRIQNEIHQQLPLLLHLQAAMANPRVMQALLQIEQGLQILATEAPRLLLWFMPCLAGLSGVTGGTESREGALLSEDPHPAPTPQVSQVQGSAEVGFHSTSFLQVLQALASTNPQQLQLEAHFRVQLEQLRAMGFLNLEANLQALIATGGDVDAAVEKLRKS; encoded by the exons ATGATCTCCATTTCCCACCTCTGTCCCCTCAGCTGTGTC CCAACAGACCTGAGCCTCCTGCTGCCCACCATGGCCAAAAGTGGAGAGGCTTTACCACAGGGCAGCCCAGCACCAGCCCAGGAGTCCCACCTCATCAGGGTGACAGTGAAGACACCCAAGGACAAGGAGGATTTCTCAGTTGTAGACACGTGCACCATCCGGCAGCTGAAGGAAGAGATATCACCCCGCTTTAAGGCACATCCAAATCAGCTGGTCTTAATCTTCGCGGGAAAAATTCTCAAGGACCCTGACTCACTGGCACAGTGTGGAGTGCGAGATGGCCTCACAGTTCACTTGGTCATCAAGATGCAACGTCGGACCACAGGCACTGAGTGCCTGGCTCCACCAGCATCTACTCCAGGCCCCAATCCTGGAGTACTTCCTCAGTCAAGTTCTGTTTACCCTGTAGATGGGTCTCCTTCTTTTAGCTTGGGTGTCCTCACAGGCCTCAGTGGGCTGGGTCTGACCTCAGGTAGCTTTTCTGACCAGCCAGGCTCTCTCATGTGGCAGCACATCTCAGTGCCTGAACTTGTGGCTCAACTCGTTGATGACCCCTTCATCCAGGGTCTGCTGTCCAACACAGGTCTAGTGCGCCAGCTGGTTCTTGACAATCCTCACATGCAGCAGCTGATCCAGCAGAACCCTGAGATTGGTCATATTCTTAACAACCCCGAGATCATGCGGCAGACGATGGAGTTTCTACGTAACCCTTCCATGATGCAGGAGATGATGCGTAGCCAGGACCGTGCACTCAGTAACCTGGAGAGCATCCCTGGTGGATATAATGTGCTCCGTACTATGTATACAGATATTATGGATCCCATGCTTAATGCAGTGCAGGAGCAGTTTGGTGGCAATCCTTTtgctactactactaccactagTAGCACCACCACCAGCTGCCAACCATCAAGGACAGAGAATTGTGACCCTCTTCCTAACCCATGGACTTCTACATATGGAGTTTCAGGTGGCAGACAAGGAAGACAGCCTGGGGACCAAGATGCATCTGAGAGTAGAAATAGACTTCCAAGCTTTCTGGGTAACATAGGACTCTTTGATTATCTCCAGCAGTTACACGAGACCTCCCAGTCTCTGGGACCCTATCTGCAGGGTACTGTGCCTGCTCAGAGCCCAAGCCAGGAAGCACCACTATCAGGAAACAGAGTTCCTCCGACTTTACCCTCATCCCACAAACCTGGGTCAGGCCAGCCTCTCCCCAAAGAGTCAGTAACAGTCAAGGGAAAGTCCTCCTGCCCAGCTTTTTTGAGACACTTACCGGAGAATAGTATTGGACAAGGTGGAAGCCTACATGATGCAGGGAAGGAATCTCCCGGCCAGAGCACTAGCCTGCCGGATCTTACCTCTCAGATAGGAGATTCTGCCAATAGGTCCCCCTTTGTTCCTACACTATCTTCCCTTGTGGCAGCCACGGCTGGAGGCCCAGAATCTCCTTGGCTGCCTCCAACAGGTTACCCAAGACCTCCGAGGTCAGCTGGCACAAATCAGGTCCCTCGAATACAGAATGAGATACACCAACAGCTACCATTACTGTTGCATCTTCAGGCAGCCATGGCAAATCCCCGTGTCATGCAAGCCTTGCTACAGATAGAGCAGGGTTTGCAGATCCTGGCTACTGAAGCACCTCGCCTCCTCCTTTGGTTTATGCCCTGCCTAGCAGGGCTGAGTGGAGTAACAGGAGGTACAGAATCTAGAGAAGGTGCTCTTCTGTCTGAGGATCCCCACCCAGCCCCAACTCCTCAGGTTTCCCAAGTGCAGGGTTCTGCAGAGGTAGGCTTCCATtccacttccttcctccaggtgtTGCAAGCCTTAGCTAGTACCAATCCTCAGCAACTACAGCTAGAAGCTCACTTCCGGGTGCAACTGGAGCAATTACGGGCTATGGGCTTTCTGAACCTTGAAGCCAATCTTCAGGCCCTCATTGCTACAGGAGGCGATGTAGATGCTGCTGTGGAGAAGCTGAGGAAGTCTTAG